One window from the genome of Epinephelus moara isolate mb chromosome 21, YSFRI_EMoa_1.0, whole genome shotgun sequence encodes:
- the LOC126408829 gene encoding ras-related protein Rab-8A has product MAKTYDYLFKLLLIGDSGVGKTCVLFRFSEDAFNSTFISTIGIDFKIRTIELDGKKIKLQIWDTAGQERFRTITTAYYRGAMGIMLVYDITNEKSFDNIKNWIRNIEEHASSDVEKMVLGNKCDINDKRQVSKDRGEKLALEYGIKFMETSAKANINVENAFLTLARDIKSKMDTKLEGNTPQGSSHGVKISEPQKKTSFFRCSLL; this is encoded by the exons ATGGCGAAGACATACGACTATTTGTTTAAATTACTGCTAATCGGCGACTCCGGTGTCGGGAAGACCTGTGTCCTCTTCAGGTTTTCAGAAGACGCCTTCAACTCAACGTTTATCTCAACCATAG GCATTGATTTCAAGATTAGGACAATAGAGCTTGACGGCAAGAAGATAAAGTTACAGATATG GGATACGGCTGGTCAGGAGCGCTTCCGAACAATCACAACAGCCTACTACAGAGGAGCAATG GGCATCATGCTTGTCTACGACATCACCAACGAGAAGTCGTTTGATAATATCAAGAACTGGATAAGGAACATAGAGGAG CATGCATCCTCTGATGTTGAGAAGATGGTCCTTGGCAACAAGTGTGATATCAATGACAAGCGGCAGGTGTCCAAAGACAGGGGGGAGAAG CTCGCACTAGAGTATGGAATAAAGTTCATGGAGACCAGTGCAAAGGCCAACATCAACGTGGAAAAT GCATTTTTGACGCTCGCCAGAGACATCAAATCAAAAATGGACACGAAGTTG GAGGGCAACACGCCGCAAGGGAGCAGTCATGGAGTCAAGATCTCAGAGCCTCAGAAAAAGACCAGCTTCTTCCGCTGTAGCCTACTCTGA
- the LOC126408828 gene encoding tropomyosin alpha-4 chain isoform X2, producing MEAVKKKIQALQLQADEAEDRALALQKDVDIEREQREKAEGDVASLNRRIQLVEEELDRAQERLATALQKLEEAEKAADESERGMKVIENRAMKDEEKMEIQEMQLKEAKHIAEEADRKYEEVARKLVILEGELERAEERAEIAELKCTDLEEELKNVTNNLKSLEAQSDKYSEKEDKYEEEIKVLNDRLKEAETRAEFAERTVAKLEKTIDDLEENLSQAKEENIGMHQTLDQTLQELNSL from the exons ATGGAGGCCGTGAAGAAGAAAATCCAAGCCCTCCAGCTACAGGCTGATGAGGCAGAAGACCGTGCACTGGCACTACAAAAGGACGTGGACATTGAACGGGAACAGCGCGAAAAA GCGGAGGGCGATGTGGCATCTTTGAACCGCAGGATCcagctggtggaggaggagtTGGACCGCGCTCAGGAGAGACTGGCCACAGCCCTGCAGAAACTGGAGGAGGCCGAGAAGGCTGCAGATGAGAGCGAAAG AGGCATGAAGGTGATTGAGAACAGAGCCATGAAAGATGAGGAGAAGATGGAGATCCAGGAGATGCAACTCAAAGAGGCCAAGCACATCGCTGAGGAGGCCGACCGCAAATACGAGGAG GTTGCCCGTAAACTGGTCATCCTTGAGGGGGAGctggagagagcagaggagagggcaGAGATTGCAGAACT TAAGTGTACTGACCTGGAGGAAGAGCTGAAGAACGTCACCAACAACCTCAAGTCACTAGAGGCTCAGTCTGACAAG TACTCTGAGAAAGAAGACAAGTATGAGGAGGAGATTAAGGTTCTGAATGACAGACTCAAGGAG gcGGAAACCCGTGCAGAATTCGCAGAGAGGACAGTGGCTAAGCTGGAAAAGACCATAGATGACTTAGAAG AGAACCTATCGCAAGCGAAAGAGGAAAACATAGGAATGCACCAAACCCTGGACCAAACACTGCAGGAGCTCAATAGCTTGTAA